Proteins from a genomic interval of Streptomyces sp. Tu6071:
- a CDS encoding polymorphic toxin-type HINT domain-containing protein yields the protein MFGQSRRAHRRPSRRATRTVLGVALVLGLLPAQALAVPPSPDQAEVGRDELVLEKLKQDKPVDGGTFDVNLDSLKAEVPDDQHEAPSGTATPPAAGSGTVTFSGSAARTLSAQAATDAVPVGSLPVKLGQAPDQPAPTGTWQVSLDARTDVVEQGVDGAVLQVDAPSADAVAVSVELDYAKFQNLYGADWASRLRLVQFPDCFRTTPDVEECRQYEELETANDTLTKTVTATVAPRPNTPLVTQGVSAQWAKTAISSATASGSSAVVGAVDSGSGPGGTFKATPLASSGKWSAGNSSGAFAWSYPLTTPPAPAGPTPQVSLSYNSQEVDGKTAIASPQSSWIGEGWGYDPGHIERRYRSCSDDTKKLNAGTPNNTAKSDKTGDLCWVSDNAVMSLNGKNTELVKVGANGDVYRPQQDDGTRVELRTGGTNDDNDGEYWVVTTTDGTDYYYGLNAVGGGHATTDSVSTVPVFGNHPGEPCHQDSFADSRCGSGKQQAWRWGLDKIVDLHGNTTVVNWKQETNYYSARKKYKSPEQYDRSAYPASIEYGMRADLTKPAATIEFTAAQRCLESATLCASANFAKTDDPGAYRYWWDTPGSLNCKSTSDLCPSFPSFWTQMRLDTITTKAARPGQSALGKVDSWKLNQSFPEEWYDSAPGLWLNSITHRGYAPGDSTGTLDSASGVSFTAYTVGSRDPLHSRLLDRQLPNLVTSGPKDQRPPFTRPRIGIVSTPDGGDIEVQYTGGCSAEPASDAESKNGTCFPVRWSPDGEEKKPAKAWFNKYVVASVVETDKVAAHGDPVYTQYTYKDPAWAKSDDEFSKPSLRTYSDWRGYRSVTTTKGKKGNVKAGDPQAQSTQTTRYFQGTGGTVKDSTGTYTLTDDDAEPFAGTAAEAITYDRTDGRVVQRTLNYPWLKQTASRERESEDGTDLPPLKSYRSGIKRTDAIRTVGTTWEAVRTTTEVEDTYGLPVKMETSVVKPKPGGETLSEQKCVTTDYVHDPAADRWIIGLPKQVRTTATPCSGAADADPATRLIGTVQTSYDGGTYGAAPTKGKATTIAKSNGDGKCCDLKTTFTYDAAGRTRTVSKPGEGTAETQYTPAIDKPEDNGGPVTSTKVLNAMGRPTVTTFDPGRGSALTVTDPNNRVTRTEYDALGRVVKGWLPEHASATNPDVQIAYQAAVADAKTTSPAAITTRTLKDDGTYSSSVTLYDGLQRAVQTQTEAHGSGRIVTDTSYNDHGLVNEQTSPYLAKGEPSTHLFERRSDSLLPSKTRTRYDGRERPVQVSTFYGQTFKYATYTTYGDNYTKVDAPGSTTPVTDTYTDVLGRTTSIRQYVNAAATAKRLTGYEYDARGNLNHVTAPDGTEWTYTYNALGQLKSQADPDSGDSSFEYDDAGRQTRATDTLGRVTSTDYDVLGRITKVWEGDKTGDPVKEYTYDTLPGALGLPVSSTLYDGSSKYVSRVTGYDAAYRPTGKDIVIPKNDLTKGLDRDAYSYQYAYTPTGKPLSVTLPAVGGLAAERVLTRYDEDGLAESTSGIDWYTSDTTYSPFGEVLRSVSGKQPSRLWTTNFIDEHTGRLQRTVTDRETAGPHRVTDSTYSYDASGLISSQARQFGDGTWDNQCYTYDRLGQLVHAWTSNLIPNGKGTGCQNTAGTKWGYQTNAEPSGPAGADASDTAADTTGAPDTSLTETLTNAAPAATTVSTGATGYWQSFTYDWAANRNTLTEHNTGDTTKNVTNTYTYTYGKQVNGNGTSAPTLAQPHTLTAVNSTATGQNSTYGYDDLGNTETRTLPTGTQDLKWTQAGRLRTATVGTSQTTYVYDTEGNRLLEHSTTGSTLYLGETELTTDASGKITKATRSYGQAGTPTVTRSTSNGATTAHRLTVTPADLLGTSSTAVELTGNQAITRREFKPYGETRGTKPTNWPDKHTYLGVGIDDTTTDLTHIGAREYDTTTGRFISVDPVMDLTDPQQINGYSYSNNSPVSASDPTGLILQLMDENGRYHGLNGSDASNREPVPLSDMNEKSENYSGQVQSSPVWKNQITGQTIELPSRNLKKFVNKFVKLFEKNFNKYGPFDYESEWNEKVNLVLQICEDMECGNGGQYPLRLVQMRFIPAGDDHVGLPNEMRGGFKSRGSKTKASGLSGIVSCASGKNSFTAGTDVALADGSTKKIEDVKTGDKVIATDPSTGESEAHKVTATITTEHDKKFVDLTIVTKHGPASLTATEGHPFWSIDANGWIDAGKLEIGTHLRTTTGDKATVTATRHYKKRQRTYNLTVDVFHTYYVLAGQTPVLVHNSTCPTVAELLARGAAPDKNNYSRAGHELKKHAGRSTNSGQWPEPSGKKNPWAWSDLGQETLARILNDPKVAVQRYSNRAGDNVIEYHVPWGAVQFRQPGGSGSWQLHSFRD from the coding sequence GTGTTCGGTCAATCGCGGCGCGCGCATCGCCGTCCATCACGTCGTGCCACCAGGACGGTCCTCGGTGTGGCGCTGGTCCTCGGGCTGTTGCCGGCGCAGGCTCTCGCGGTGCCACCGAGTCCTGATCAGGCCGAGGTGGGTCGCGATGAGTTGGTACTGGAGAAGCTGAAGCAGGACAAGCCCGTGGACGGCGGGACCTTCGACGTCAACCTGGACTCGCTGAAGGCCGAGGTCCCCGACGACCAGCACGAGGCGCCCTCGGGAACGGCGACACCACCTGCGGCAGGCTCGGGCACGGTGACCTTCTCCGGTAGCGCCGCTCGCACCTTGTCGGCCCAAGCGGCGACTGACGCGGTACCGGTGGGCTCGCTGCCGGTGAAGCTGGGACAGGCTCCCGACCAGCCCGCGCCCACCGGCACCTGGCAGGTCAGCCTGGACGCGCGCACCGACGTGGTCGAGCAGGGCGTTGACGGGGCCGTCCTCCAGGTCGATGCTCCTTCGGCGGATGCCGTTGCGGTGTCGGTCGAGCTCGATTACGCGAAGTTCCAGAATCTCTACGGTGCCGACTGGGCCTCGCGGCTGCGGCTGGTGCAGTTCCCGGACTGCTTCCGGACGACGCCGGACGTCGAGGAGTGCCGGCAGTACGAGGAGCTGGAGACCGCCAACGACACCCTGACGAAGACGGTCACCGCCACCGTCGCGCCCCGCCCGAACACACCCCTCGTCACGCAAGGCGTCTCCGCGCAGTGGGCGAAGACGGCGATCAGTTCGGCCACCGCCTCGGGTTCCTCGGCCGTAGTCGGTGCCGTCGACTCCGGCAGCGGCCCCGGGGGAACGTTCAAGGCAACGCCGTTGGCGTCGAGCGGGAAATGGTCGGCGGGCAACTCGTCCGGCGCGTTCGCCTGGTCCTACCCCCTCACCACTCCGCCGGCGCCCGCCGGGCCCACCCCGCAGGTCTCCCTTTCGTACAACTCGCAGGAGGTCGACGGGAAGACGGCGATCGCTTCGCCGCAGTCGTCGTGGATCGGTGAGGGCTGGGGGTACGACCCGGGCCACATCGAGCGCCGTTACCGTTCCTGCTCGGACGATACGAAGAAGCTGAACGCCGGAACCCCGAACAACACGGCGAAGAGCGACAAGACCGGTGACCTGTGCTGGGTGTCGGACAACGCGGTGATGTCCCTGAACGGGAAGAACACGGAACTCGTCAAGGTCGGCGCGAACGGGGACGTCTACCGTCCCCAGCAGGACGACGGCACCCGCGTCGAACTGCGCACGGGCGGCACGAATGACGACAACGACGGCGAGTACTGGGTTGTCACGACCACCGACGGAACGGACTACTACTACGGCCTGAACGCGGTCGGCGGCGGGCACGCCACCACGGACTCCGTCTCCACCGTCCCCGTGTTCGGCAACCACCCCGGCGAGCCCTGCCACCAGGACTCCTTCGCCGACTCCCGGTGCGGCAGCGGCAAGCAGCAGGCATGGCGGTGGGGCCTCGACAAGATCGTCGACCTGCACGGCAACACGACGGTGGTCAACTGGAAGCAGGAGACCAACTACTACAGCGCCCGGAAGAAGTACAAGTCCCCTGAACAGTACGACCGTTCCGCCTACCCGGCCTCCATCGAGTACGGGATGCGGGCGGACCTGACGAAGCCCGCTGCCACCATCGAGTTCACCGCCGCGCAGCGGTGCCTGGAGTCGGCCACCCTGTGCGCGTCCGCGAACTTCGCCAAGACGGACGACCCCGGCGCCTACCGCTACTGGTGGGACACCCCCGGCAGCCTCAACTGCAAGTCGACTTCGGACCTGTGCCCGAGCTTTCCGTCGTTCTGGACGCAGATGCGCCTGGACACCATCACCACCAAGGCCGCCCGCCCGGGGCAGAGCGCCCTCGGGAAGGTCGACAGCTGGAAGCTCAACCAGTCCTTCCCCGAGGAGTGGTACGACAGCGCGCCCGGCCTGTGGCTGAACTCCATCACCCACCGCGGCTACGCCCCAGGCGACAGCACCGGAACCCTGGACTCCGCCTCCGGCGTCAGCTTCACCGCATACACGGTCGGCAGCCGCGACCCTCTGCACAGCAGGCTCCTGGACCGCCAGCTCCCCAACCTCGTCACCAGCGGCCCCAAGGACCAGCGGCCCCCGTTCACCCGCCCGCGCATCGGGATCGTCTCCACCCCCGACGGCGGTGACATCGAGGTCCAGTACACGGGCGGCTGCTCCGCCGAGCCCGCCTCGGACGCCGAGAGCAAGAACGGCACCTGCTTCCCGGTGCGCTGGTCGCCGGACGGCGAGGAGAAGAAGCCCGCGAAGGCGTGGTTCAACAAGTACGTCGTCGCCTCCGTCGTGGAGACGGACAAGGTGGCCGCACACGGCGACCCCGTCTACACGCAGTACACCTACAAGGACCCGGCCTGGGCCAAGAGCGACGACGAGTTCAGCAAGCCGTCGCTGCGCACGTACAGCGACTGGCGCGGATACCGCAGTGTCACGACGACCAAGGGGAAGAAGGGCAACGTCAAGGCCGGCGACCCCCAGGCCCAGTCGACGCAGACCACCCGGTATTTCCAGGGCACAGGCGGCACGGTCAAGGACTCCACCGGCACGTACACCCTCACCGATGACGACGCCGAGCCCTTCGCAGGCACTGCGGCGGAGGCGATCACCTACGACCGCACCGACGGGCGAGTCGTCCAGCGCACCCTGAACTACCCCTGGCTCAAGCAGACAGCCTCCCGCGAGCGCGAGAGCGAAGACGGCACGGACCTCCCGCCCCTGAAGTCGTACCGCTCAGGGATCAAGCGCACCGACGCCATCAGGACCGTCGGCACCACGTGGGAAGCCGTGCGTACCACGACCGAGGTCGAGGACACCTACGGGCTGCCAGTCAAGATGGAGACGTCCGTCGTCAAGCCGAAGCCTGGGGGTGAAACCCTCAGCGAGCAAAAGTGCGTCACCACGGACTACGTCCATGACCCGGCGGCCGACCGCTGGATCATCGGCCTGCCCAAGCAAGTCCGTACCACCGCGACCCCGTGCTCCGGCGCCGCCGACGCTGACCCGGCCACCAGGCTGATCGGCACTGTCCAGACCAGCTACGACGGCGGCACCTACGGGGCCGCACCCACCAAGGGCAAAGCCACGACCATTGCCAAGAGCAACGGCGACGGCAAGTGCTGCGACCTCAAAACGACTTTCACCTACGACGCCGCAGGTCGGACCCGGACCGTCAGCAAGCCCGGTGAAGGCACCGCCGAGACGCAGTACACCCCTGCGATCGACAAGCCGGAGGACAACGGAGGCCCCGTAACCTCCACAAAGGTCCTGAACGCCATGGGCCGTCCCACCGTCACGACCTTCGACCCGGGCCGTGGCTCCGCCCTGACGGTCACCGACCCCAACAACCGGGTCACACGCACCGAATACGACGCACTGGGCCGCGTGGTCAAGGGTTGGCTCCCGGAACATGCCTCGGCCACCAACCCGGACGTGCAGATCGCTTACCAGGCGGCTGTGGCGGATGCCAAGACGACCTCACCTGCCGCCATCACGACCCGTACGTTGAAGGACGACGGCACTTACAGCAGCTCCGTCACTCTCTATGACGGCCTGCAACGCGCCGTCCAGACACAGACGGAGGCCCACGGCAGCGGGCGGATCGTCACCGACACCAGCTACAACGACCACGGCCTCGTCAACGAGCAGACGAGTCCCTACCTCGCCAAGGGCGAGCCCTCGACCCACTTGTTCGAGCGACGCTCGGACAGCCTGCTCCCCAGCAAGACCCGCACCCGCTACGACGGACGCGAACGCCCCGTCCAGGTCTCCACCTTCTACGGCCAGACCTTCAAGTACGCCACCTACACCACCTACGGCGACAACTACACCAAGGTCGACGCGCCCGGCTCCACCACCCCCGTCACCGACACCTACACCGACGTCCTCGGACGCACCACGTCCATCCGCCAGTACGTCAACGCCGCCGCGACCGCGAAACGACTCACCGGCTACGAGTACGACGCGCGCGGCAACCTCAACCACGTCACGGCCCCCGACGGCACCGAGTGGACCTACACCTACAACGCCCTTGGCCAGCTCAAGAGCCAGGCCGACCCCGACTCCGGTGACAGCAGCTTCGAGTACGACGACGCCGGACGTCAGACCAGGGCCACGGACACGCTCGGGCGGGTCACGTCCACCGATTACGACGTCCTCGGCCGCATCACCAAGGTGTGGGAAGGCGACAAGACCGGCGACCCGGTCAAGGAGTACACGTACGACACGCTGCCAGGGGCTCTGGGCTTGCCCGTGTCCTCCACTCTTTACGACGGCAGCAGCAAATACGTCAGCAGGGTCACCGGTTATGACGCCGCCTACCGTCCTACCGGCAAAGACATCGTCATCCCGAAGAACGACCTCACCAAGGGACTGGACCGCGACGCCTACTCCTACCAGTACGCCTACACGCCCACCGGAAAGCCCCTCAGCGTCACACTGCCCGCTGTAGGAGGTCTGGCCGCCGAGCGCGTCCTGACCCGTTACGACGAGGACGGCCTCGCCGAATCCACGTCCGGTATCGACTGGTACACCTCCGACACCACCTACTCGCCCTTCGGCGAAGTACTGCGCTCCGTCAGCGGCAAGCAGCCCTCCCGCCTGTGGACCACCAACTTCATCGACGAGCACACGGGTCGCCTCCAGCGCACCGTGACCGACCGCGAGACCGCCGGCCCTCACCGCGTCACGGACAGCACCTACTCCTACGACGCCTCCGGCCTCATCTCCTCCCAGGCACGGCAGTTCGGCGACGGCACCTGGGACAACCAGTGCTACACCTACGACCGCCTCGGCCAACTCGTCCACGCCTGGACCTCCAACCTCATCCCCAACGGCAAGGGAACCGGCTGCCAGAACACCGCCGGCACCAAGTGGGGCTACCAGACCAACGCCGAACCCTCCGGACCGGCAGGCGCGGACGCCTCCGACACCGCCGCGGACACCACCGGAGCGCCTGACACCTCCCTCACCGAAACCCTCACCAATGCGGCCCCGGCCGCGACCACAGTCAGCACCGGCGCCACCGGCTACTGGCAGAGCTTCACGTACGACTGGGCCGCCAACCGCAACACCCTCACCGAACACAACACCGGCGACACCACCAAGAACGTCACCAACACCTACACCTACACCTACGGCAAACAAGTCAACGGCAACGGCACCAGCGCCCCCACGCTCGCCCAGCCCCACACCCTCACCGCCGTCAACTCCACCGCCACAGGCCAGAACAGCACCTACGGCTACGACGACCTCGGCAACACCGAAACCCGCACCCTGCCCACCGGCACCCAAGACCTGAAGTGGACCCAGGCCGGGCGACTGCGAACGGCGACCGTCGGCACGTCCCAGACGACCTACGTCTACGACACCGAGGGAAACCGCCTCCTGGAGCACTCCACCACCGGCAGCACCCTCTACCTCGGCGAAACCGAACTCACCACAGACGCCAGCGGGAAGATCACCAAGGCCACCCGCAGCTACGGCCAGGCCGGCACCCCCACCGTCACCCGCTCCACCTCCAACGGCGCCACCACCGCCCACCGCCTCACCGTCACCCCCGCCGACCTCCTCGGCACCTCATCAACCGCCGTCGAACTCACCGGCAACCAAGCGATCACCCGCCGCGAATTCAAGCCCTACGGCGAGACACGCGGAACAAAACCCACCAACTGGCCCGACAAACACACCTACCTCGGCGTAGGCATCGACGACACCACTACCGACCTCACCCACATCGGCGCCCGCGAATACGACACCACAACCGGCCGATTCATCAGCGTCGACCCGGTCATGGACCTCACCGACCCGCAACAGATCAACGGGTACAGCTACAGCAACAACAGCCCCGTCTCCGCATCGGATCCAACTGGCCTGATTCTGCAGCTGATGGATGAGAACGGGAGATACCACGGCCTGAATGGATCAGACGCCTCCAACCGGGAACCGGTCCCGCTGAGCGACATGAATGAGAAGTCGGAAAATTACTCCGGCCAGGTTCAAAGCTCACCCGTCTGGAAAAACCAGATAACCGGGCAAACCATTGAACTCCCTTCTCGAAACCTGAAGAAGTTCGTAAATAAATTCGTAAAACTTTTCGAGAAAAATTTCAATAAATACGGTCCATTTGACTACGAAAGCGAATGGAACGAAAAGGTAAACCTCGTCCTTCAAATCTGTGAAGACATGGAATGCGGTAACGGGGGCCAGTATCCGCTGCGTCTCGTTCAAATGCGATTCATTCCGGCGGGTGACGATCATGTAGGCCTGCCTAACGAGATGCGCGGCGGGTTCAAATCCAGAGGTTCTAAGACCAAGGCGAGCGGTCTATCTGGGATCGTTTCGTGCGCATCCGGAAAGAACAGCTTCACTGCTGGCACTGATGTGGCACTAGCCGACGGCAGCACAAAGAAGATCGAGGATGTCAAAACCGGGGACAAAGTTATAGCAACCGACCCTTCCACCGGAGAGTCGGAGGCACACAAGGTCACCGCCACCATCACGACCGAACATGACAAAAAATTCGTTGACCTGACAATCGTCACCAAGCACGGCCCTGCATCTCTGACCGCGACGGAGGGGCACCCCTTCTGGTCAATCGACGCAAACGGCTGGATCGACGCCGGCAAACTCGAAATCGGCACCCACCTGCGCACGACCACAGGCGACAAGGCCACGGTCACGGCGACCCGGCACTACAAGAAGCGCCAGCGCACCTACAACCTGACCGTTGACGTCTTCCACACGTACTATGTGCTGGCGGGTCAGACTCCGGTGCTTGTGCACAATTCGACGTGCCCGACGGTGGCAGAACTTTTGGCCCGAGGAGCTGCGCCCGACAAGAACAATTACTCGCGCGCAGGGCACGAGTTGAAAAAGCATGCCGGTCGCTCTACGAATTCTGGCCAATGGCCAGAGCCAAGCGGCAAGAAGAATCCGTGGGCTTGGAGTGACCTCGGACAGGAGACACTCGCCAGAATTCTTAATGATCCGAAGGTGGCAGTGCAGCGCTATAGTAACAGAGCTGGCGATAACGTCATTGAGTATCATGTTCCATGGGGTGCAGTGCAGTTTAGGCAGCCTGGCGGCAGCGGAAGTTGGCAGCTGCATTCGTTCAGGGACTAG
- a CDS encoding DUF4258 domain-containing protein, translating into MLAGQTPVLVHNGNCPTTPVGGRGTNFRNLSPNEPATIAGRDYTGHAIDRMQERGLMPSAVENTIHVGEKMPGKRAGTTAYYEAENNVTVITDAATGRVVTVSSGRIKQ; encoded by the coding sequence GTGCTGGCGGGACAGACTCCGGTACTCGTTCACAACGGCAACTGCCCGACAACCCCGGTTGGCGGGAGGGGCACGAACTTCCGCAATCTTTCGCCAAATGAGCCGGCAACAATCGCAGGTCGCGATTACACCGGACATGCGATTGACCGGATGCAGGAGCGCGGCCTCATGCCGTCTGCGGTGGAAAACACCATTCATGTCGGCGAAAAGATGCCAGGTAAGCGGGCCGGGACGACGGCGTACTATGAAGCGGAGAATAATGTGACGGTGATTACGGATGCCGCAACTGGGCGGGTTGTCACCGTTAGTTCCGGAAGGATCAAGCAGTGA
- a CDS encoding DUF5655 domain-containing protein — protein MAELKVFRRRADGRDVELVGSAVALEVELQRRVEAGLEAMLGVRFLASEYATGPWHRGRIDTLGLDETGAPVVIEYKKGSDSGVLSQAVSYMTWLRSARHEFEALVRDVLGAEAAESIDWRRPRMICIASAFSHHDRVAVDNVPERIDLVRYRVFDGDLLSLLLEHSSPGVPHPSGTQRRRERTAGAPKPPAAPVPSARCSAPACLEDLYAELDEALTAWGEVEVTPLQHYIAYRRLVNIASVLFRPGHKVILTYLRLDPDTVELEEGFTRDMRGIGHLGTGDLEVRVGSPATLERAQPLIRRAFEAA, from the coding sequence GTGGCCGAGCTGAAGGTGTTCCGACGGCGTGCAGACGGGCGGGACGTGGAGCTGGTGGGCTCGGCGGTGGCGCTGGAGGTGGAGCTTCAGCGGCGGGTCGAGGCGGGGCTGGAGGCGATGCTCGGGGTGCGGTTCCTGGCCTCGGAGTACGCGACGGGTCCGTGGCACCGGGGTCGGATCGACACGCTCGGGCTCGACGAGACCGGTGCCCCGGTCGTGATCGAGTACAAGAAGGGCTCGGACAGCGGCGTGCTGTCGCAGGCCGTCTCGTACATGACCTGGCTGCGTTCGGCGCGTCACGAGTTCGAGGCGCTGGTCCGTGACGTGCTGGGCGCGGAGGCGGCCGAGAGCATCGACTGGCGTCGCCCCCGGATGATCTGCATCGCGTCGGCCTTCTCCCACCACGACCGCGTCGCCGTGGACAACGTCCCCGAGCGGATCGACCTCGTGCGCTACCGCGTCTTCGACGGGGACCTGCTGAGCCTCCTGCTGGAGCACTCCTCACCCGGCGTGCCGCACCCCAGCGGGACGCAGCGCAGAAGAGAGCGGACCGCGGGGGCACCGAAGCCGCCCGCCGCGCCGGTTCCGTCGGCGCGATGCTCCGCTCCGGCGTGCCTGGAGGACCTGTACGCGGAGCTGGATGAGGCCCTCACGGCGTGGGGTGAGGTGGAGGTCACCCCGCTTCAGCACTACATCGCATACCGGCGCCTCGTGAACATCGCCTCGGTCCTGTTCCGCCCCGGGCACAAGGTGATCCTCACGTACCTGCGCCTCGACCCCGACACCGTCGAGCTGGAGGAGGGCTTCACACGCGACATGCGCGGGATCGGCCACCTCGGGACGGGAGACCTGGAGGTCCGCGTCGGCTCACCCGCCACCCTGGAGCGGGCGCAGCCGCTGATACGGCGGGCCTTCGAAGCGGCCTGA
- a CDS encoding DNA-methyltransferase: MGYTLHRGDALTILKTLPDESVHAVITDPPYNSGGRTSSERTGRTARAKYVTSNSAHDLATFPGENRDQRSYRSWLTELLTEAYRAATEHSVAMVFSDWRQEPTTTDALQMAGWTWSGTISWIKPASRPRKGGPKQDTEFVTWGVKGALDNTRDLYLPGHYIASQPRKDRVHITQKPVEIMRQLVKVCPEGGTVLDPFTGSGATGVAALREGRNFLGVELSTHYADIAERRLCAELTQDDFVLAGPEE, encoded by the coding sequence CGTCATCACCGATCCCCCGTACAACAGCGGCGGACGCACCAGCTCCGAGCGCACCGGGCGCACCGCGCGCGCGAAGTACGTCACGAGCAACAGCGCCCACGACCTCGCCACCTTCCCCGGCGAGAACCGCGACCAGCGCTCCTACCGCTCCTGGCTGACCGAACTGCTCACCGAGGCGTACCGCGCGGCGACCGAGCACTCCGTCGCCATGGTCTTCTCCGACTGGCGCCAGGAGCCCACCACCACCGACGCCCTCCAGATGGCGGGATGGACGTGGAGCGGGACGATCTCGTGGATCAAGCCCGCGAGCCGCCCCCGCAAGGGCGGACCCAAACAGGACACCGAGTTCGTCACCTGGGGTGTCAAGGGCGCCCTCGACAACACCCGCGACCTCTACCTCCCCGGCCACTACATCGCCTCACAGCCCCGCAAGGACCGCGTCCACATCACCCAGAAACCCGTCGAGATCATGCGGCAGCTCGTCAAGGTCTGCCCCGAAGGCGGCACGGTCCTCGACCCCTTCACCGGCAGCGGCGCGACCGGCGTCGCCGCCCTGCGCGAAGGACGCAACTTCCTCGGCGTCGAACTCTCCACCCACTACGCGGACATCGCCGAACGGCGGCTGTGCGCGGAGCTGACCCAGGACGACTTCGTCCTCGCCGGGCCCGAGGAGTGA